TATATGCAGAGCTTCAGAAACCGAGGGATTTACTACGAATCGGCAGCCAATGAGATTCTCGATTACCTCGTGGAATGCTGCAAACCCAGATGGATGAAGATTACCGCTTCATTTACGCCGAGGGGCGGGATCTCCACTGAAGTTGTATGCGATTATGTAAGCAAAAATTACCATGGGCAGTCTTAGATTAAAACTTGAACATAAAAGCTGAATGGGCTAGCAATGGACAGCGAAAATACAAAAAACACTGAAAGACTTGACTTCATCAGAACCATCGTTAAAAACGATCTCGAATCGGGCAAGTGGGATAAGGTTGTAACGCGTTTCCCGCCCGAGCCGAACGGATACCTCCACATAGGCCACGCAAAGAGCATCTGCCTTAATTTTGGTATAGCCGAAGAATTTTCCGGCCAGTGCAACCTGCGCTTCGACGATACGAACCCCTCGAAAGAGGAAGACGAGTATGTCGAATCGATAAAAGAGGATGTGTCTTGGTTAGGCTTCGACTGGAACGGAGGGCTGTATTTCGCCTCAGACTATTTCGAGAAGATGTATGAGCTGGCAGTGGAGCTGATAAAGCAGGGCAAGGCATACGTATGCGACCTCTCCAGCGAAGAGATCCGCCAATACCGCGGCACGCTCACCGAGCCCGGCAGGGAAAGCCCATACAGGAACAGGAGCGTTGAAGAGAACCTCAATCTTTTCGAGAGGATGCGCAGCGGCGAATTCGGAGATGGCGAGAAGGTGCTCAGAGCCAAAATCGATATGAAGAGCCCGAACATAAATATGCGCGATCCGGTTATGTACCGCATACTGCACGCACCCCACCACAGAACCGGCGATAAATGGTGTATATACCCGATGTACGACTGGGCGCATGGCCTTGAGGACTCAATCGAAGGCGTTACCCACTCAATCTGCACACTCGAATTCGAACATCACCGCCCGCTTTACGACTGGTTTCTCGAAAATCTGCCCGTGCACAGGCCGCGGCAGTACGAATTCGCCCGCTTGAATCTTAACTATATGGTTATGAGCAAACGCAAGCTCCTAAGGCTCGTTCAGGAAGGCTATGTTGACGGCTGGGACGATCCGAGAATGCCAACGATTTCCGGCATGAGAAGGCGCGGCTTCAGCCCGGATTCTATAAGGAATTTCTGCAAGGTGATTGGGGTTAACAAGTTCAACAGCACCGTTGATTATGCCCTTCTCGAACACTGCCTCCGGCAGGATCTCAATGCCCACTCGCCAAGGGTGATGGCAGTGCTGGATCCGCTGAAAGTGGTAATCACGAACTATCCGGAAGACGGCAGCGAAGAGTTTGATATAGCGGTTAATCCGGAAGATGAATCTGCGGGGAAGAGGAAAGTTCCGTTCTCGAAGGAAATCTACGTTGAGAAGAAAGACTTTATGATAGACCCGCCGCGAAAATTCTTCCGTCTCGCCCCGGGCAGGGAAGTTCGTCTCAGAGGGGCATACTTCATCAAATGCGAGGACTACAAGCTCGATGAAAAGGGAGAGGTAGCGGAGGTTCACTGCACCTACGACCCCGAGAGCAGGGGAGGAAGCTCGCCGGACGGGAGAAAGGTGCGGGGAACACTGCACTGGGTCTCCGCTGAGCATGCCCTGAAGGTGAAGGTGAATATCTACGAGCATCTTTTCACCACAGAAAACCCCGAAGAAACGCAAGAAGGGCAGGACTTTACCGCCAACATCAATGAAAACTCACTTCAGACAATCAATAACTGCCTTATCGAGCCGAGCGTAAAGGACGCAGAGCCTTTAGACAGATATCAGTTTGAGAGGATAGGATATTTCTGCGTGGATAAAGATTCAAGCCCTGAAAAACTTATCTTCAACAGAACCGTTACCCTGAAAGATACATGGGCAAAAATGCAGAAAAAAAAGCAGCAGGCAAAGAAGTAAACAAAGCCCGCACAAGCCGGCGGGCAGATCGCTATCCGGTGTCTCAGCATTTTTTTTAAGCTCATTTGAGATTATTCAAGAGCGGATTTTGTTATTGCGCAAAATGACTGAACTTTTTCGTAAAGTAACGTTGTGTTTCTGCTTTTGTTAGAAATAATAGAATTAGCATCAGAATTTTTTAACCGTGGTATAATTTTTGAAAAAAATTAAGTGATTTTGAATTTTTTGGGAAATATTTTTTGGTTTTTAACATATAATTATGGATAGGCGCTCTATAAGTTAATTAACATTCAGGAGAAAAGCGTTATGAAACAGAAGGCTTTTACATTAATTGAACTTCTCGTAGTGATTTCAATTATAGCTCTGCTTATGGCTGTTTTGATGCCGGCATTGGGCAAGGCAAGGAAGCAGGCGATGAATACGATGTGCAAAACCAACCTCCACAGCTGGATGCAGGCAACGAGCCTTTACCTGGCAGACAACAACGACAGTTTCTGGCCGGGCTTCTATGGCTCAGGGTCTCAAGGCGATAAAGCTGAGAAAAGCTTGTGGTGGATGGATGTACTGGGCGAATATTACGATAATATAGATGAATTGAGGGTTTGCCCGAGGGCGGACGAGCCGAGGCAGTATTATGATGGCCGGCAGAATCCAAAAGCCAACGAGCCTTTCGCAGCTTGGGGAATCTACAATAAGAGCAACAACTTATTCGGCCGGAAAGTTGACGGCCATTACGGCAGCTATTTGGTTAATGGATGGGTCCAGAATAAATATTGGGATTATGTTGATGTTGATTTTAAACAAAAATTCTGGAAGCTCAGCTCAGCTATAACCACCCCTTCAAATGTGCCGATTTTTACAGACGGACAGCATATCGATGCATGGCCGAATTCAGGCGATAACCCGCCGCCAACGGAGACAACGAGATGGAGTTCAAACGGCTCTCATTTCGGGCGTATTGTTCAAAACAGGCACGGAGATGCGCAGAATGTATTAACCGCAGATGGTGCTGTTAATACCGTTGGGCTGAAGAAGCTCTGGACATATAAATGGCACAGAACTTACGATACCCACGGCAGATGGACATCCTCCGCCGACCAGGCCCCGGACTGGCCTGAATGGATGGAAGGAATGAAAGATTACTAAAGCAAGTTTTTGGATAAAATCTTAAAGGACGGTGTTTTTATGCCGTCCTTTTTTTGTAAAAAAGCCCAGTCAAGATATATACTTAATAGAAGGCATATAGTAACAGGTTAAATTACAAGGCTTAAAATGAGAAGAAGAGATTTTATGAAAGCCGCTTTCGCTTTCACAGCAGCGGCAGCTTCCGGCACTGCTTACGGCAAAGAGCAGGAAAAGCCCAATATAGTCCTTATTAATATTGATGATATGGGCTGGCGTGATATCGGCGTAAACGGTTCGGACTTCTACCGCACGCCGAATATCGACAGCCTCGTAAGAAGCGGTATGAATTTCAGCAGCGCGTATGCAGCAGCCGCGAACTGCGCTCCGTCTCGAGCGTGCCTTTTGAGCGGGAAATACACACCCCGCCATGGCGTATATACTGTGGGCAGCTCCGAGCGAGGAAAAAGCAAGTATCGCAAGCTGATACCAACCAAGAACAAAAAATTCCTTGATGAAGATGAAACCACAATTGCAGACTGCCTCAAAGATGCAGGCTACAGAACCATTACGCTTGGAAAATATCACGTAAACTCTGATCCGCTCAAGCACGGCTTTGATGAAAATGTAGGCGGCTGCCATAAAGGCCATCCGCCAACGTACTTCAGCCCCTACAGCATACCAACTCTCGAGGACGGCCCGAAGGGCGAGCATCTGCCCGAAAGGCTTACAGACGAGGCCTTGGAATTTATCGACAGAAACAAGAACAGGCCATTCTTTTTGTATTTCCCGTTTTATTCGGTTCATTCACCTATTGAGGCAAGAGATGATCTTCTTGAAAAATATAAAAACTATGAACCCGGCGAGCTCCATAAACGCGCAGATTATGCCGCTATGATAGAGGCTGTGGATATCCATATAGGCCGTCTGATAGAAAAAATCGATAAGCTTAATCTGCGTGAGAAAACTATGATAATTTTCACCGCCGATAATGGCGGGGTTCACTGGGCCACCGATATGG
This window of the Sedimentisphaera salicampi genome carries:
- a CDS encoding sulfatase: MRRRDFMKAAFAFTAAAASGTAYGKEQEKPNIVLINIDDMGWRDIGVNGSDFYRTPNIDSLVRSGMNFSSAYAAAANCAPSRACLLSGKYTPRHGVYTVGSSERGKSKYRKLIPTKNKKFLDEDETTIADCLKDAGYRTITLGKYHVNSDPLKHGFDENVGGCHKGHPPTYFSPYSIPTLEDGPKGEHLPERLTDEALEFIDRNKNRPFFLYFPFYSVHSPIEARDDLLEKYKNYEPGELHKRADYAAMIEAVDIHIGRLIEKIDKLNLREKTMIIFTADNGGVHWATDMAPLRGCKGSYYEGGIREPLAFSWKGRISPGTTCDVPVSQIDFFPTFLSIVGAKPPKGKILDGKDISPLLFGHEKLFDKQRPLFWHFPIYLQGGDDETRDPLFRTRPGSVVRKGDWKLHEYFEDGELELYNLKTDIGESKDLSELYPQKTKELYEILCRWREKTNADIPKKLNPKYDRKADLKARKS
- a CDS encoding glutamine--tRNA ligase/YqeY domain fusion protein, whose product is MDSENTKNTERLDFIRTIVKNDLESGKWDKVVTRFPPEPNGYLHIGHAKSICLNFGIAEEFSGQCNLRFDDTNPSKEEDEYVESIKEDVSWLGFDWNGGLYFASDYFEKMYELAVELIKQGKAYVCDLSSEEIRQYRGTLTEPGRESPYRNRSVEENLNLFERMRSGEFGDGEKVLRAKIDMKSPNINMRDPVMYRILHAPHHRTGDKWCIYPMYDWAHGLEDSIEGVTHSICTLEFEHHRPLYDWFLENLPVHRPRQYEFARLNLNYMVMSKRKLLRLVQEGYVDGWDDPRMPTISGMRRRGFSPDSIRNFCKVIGVNKFNSTVDYALLEHCLRQDLNAHSPRVMAVLDPLKVVITNYPEDGSEEFDIAVNPEDESAGKRKVPFSKEIYVEKKDFMIDPPRKFFRLAPGREVRLRGAYFIKCEDYKLDEKGEVAEVHCTYDPESRGGSSPDGRKVRGTLHWVSAEHALKVKVNIYEHLFTTENPEETQEGQDFTANINENSLQTINNCLIEPSVKDAEPLDRYQFERIGYFCVDKDSSPEKLIFNRTVTLKDTWAKMQKKKQQAKK
- the queF gene encoding preQ(1) synthase, with amino-acid sequence MASETKIDLFDNPRPGRDYVISTDVPEFTSVCPVTGQPDFGTVSIDYCPDKYCIELKSLKFYMQSFRNRGIYYESAANEILDYLVECCKPRWMKITASFTPRGGISTEVVCDYVSKNYHGQS
- a CDS encoding type II secretion system protein encodes the protein MKQKAFTLIELLVVISIIALLMAVLMPALGKARKQAMNTMCKTNLHSWMQATSLYLADNNDSFWPGFYGSGSQGDKAEKSLWWMDVLGEYYDNIDELRVCPRADEPRQYYDGRQNPKANEPFAAWGIYNKSNNLFGRKVDGHYGSYLVNGWVQNKYWDYVDVDFKQKFWKLSSAITTPSNVPIFTDGQHIDAWPNSGDNPPPTETTRWSSNGSHFGRIVQNRHGDAQNVLTADGAVNTVGLKKLWTYKWHRTYDTHGRWTSSADQAPDWPEWMEGMKDY